The Methanothrix sp. genome has a segment encoding these proteins:
- a CDS encoding slipin family protein produces MVSIPVLAGSALLIVLLAASIRVIRQYERGVIFRLGKIKKERAPGLFALIPLVDKMVRVDMRVRELDVPKQTVISRDNVTLEVDAVIYYKVTDASRAIVEVEDFEAATLLLAQTTLRDVLGQNELDTILSDRDDLNMRIKEILDSTTVPWGMHVVMVTMRDVSLPENMLRAIARQAEAEREKRARIILAEGEYQASMMMNQAADMYEDKPSALKLREYQTLTEIAKEKNLIVVSTGSDDGCKNSDLPFFLGLARAAVSNK; encoded by the coding sequence ATGGTCTCTATTCCCGTTCTGGCCGGATCGGCTCTTTTGATAGTGCTGCTGGCTGCATCCATCCGGGTGATCAGACAGTACGAGAGGGGGGTGATATTCCGCCTGGGCAAGATCAAGAAAGAGAGAGCTCCAGGCCTCTTCGCCCTCATCCCTCTGGTGGATAAGATGGTCCGGGTGGACATGAGGGTAAGAGAGCTTGATGTCCCCAAGCAGACGGTGATCAGCCGGGACAATGTCACCCTGGAGGTGGATGCAGTCATCTACTACAAGGTGACTGATGCCTCGAGGGCGATCGTCGAGGTGGAGGACTTTGAGGCGGCCACTCTTCTTCTCGCCCAGACCACTCTGAGGGATGTCCTGGGGCAGAATGAGCTGGACACCATCCTCTCCGACCGGGATGATCTCAATATGAGGATCAAGGAGATCCTGGACTCGACCACTGTTCCCTGGGGGATGCACGTGGTGATGGTCACCATGAGGGATGTCTCATTGCCTGAGAACATGCTGCGCGCAATCGCCCGCCAGGCAGAGGCGGAGAGAGAGAAGAGAGCCCGTATAATCCTGGCAGAGGGAGAATACCAGGCCTCAATGATGATGAACCAGGCTGCAGATATGTACGAGGATAAGCCCAGCGCTCTGAAGCTGAGGGAATACCAGACCCTGACTGAGATCGCTAAAGAGAAGAACTTGATTGTGGTCTCCACTGGATCGGACGATGGCTGCAAGAACTCAGATCTTCCCTTTTTCTTGGGCTTGGCCAGGGCGGCTGTGAGCAATAAATGA
- a CDS encoding ABC transporter substrate-binding protein produces MMMHNLPDAKPCNLWKEALIGVVLACICAALICPVCLAQSGDAKGSSPRSVDIIHLSGGDSGYPTPFMHYPRGPGIYKMNLIFDCLIERDDKGLIPWLAESWDISSDGKEYTFHLRDDVNWADGEPFTAEDVRFTIEYEKEHSPASAYDLSLVSDMKVIDEHTIKFILSQPMAPFLDEMASVRIIPQHIWEKVDDPNAFDAPEAVIGTGPYTLEEYNKEHGTYRFAAKEDFWGPTPRVKSIEFVPVSDATVAFQQSAIDFVGLSADLVDMFKSDPEVYIFQQPAVWGYELTFNMAKNPILKDKAVRQAFAYAIDREELVEKIGRGAGKPGSMGILPQDHIWYNPDLPEYEHNAEKAMKILEEDGWKDSDGNGVMDKDGQELSFDIILSSDQARIGELVKERLKEAGISVNIQAIESKSRDAKLGSGDFEIGINGHGGWGFDADYLRAKFCGESFGIEGAGHGRPLTGYQNDRVDELCLAQLGEIDEQKRKEIVYEIQEVLAEDVPSIPLYYTASYNAYRPAVYDGWMNMFDHHEMTHSKLSYLDRSELEN; encoded by the coding sequence ATGATGATGCATAATCTACCAGATGCTAAGCCCTGCAATCTATGGAAAGAGGCCTTAATCGGAGTCGTACTCGCCTGCATCTGTGCGGCACTGATCTGTCCAGTATGTCTGGCCCAATCAGGCGATGCGAAGGGGTCATCCCCCAGGAGCGTGGATATCATTCACCTGAGCGGTGGTGACTCCGGCTATCCCACGCCATTCATGCACTATCCCCGAGGTCCTGGAATATACAAGATGAACCTGATCTTCGATTGCCTGATAGAGAGGGATGATAAGGGCCTGATCCCCTGGCTGGCAGAGAGCTGGGACATCAGCTCTGACGGGAAGGAGTATACATTCCATCTGAGAGATGATGTCAATTGGGCTGATGGCGAGCCCTTCACTGCAGAGGATGTGAGATTTACCATCGAGTACGAGAAAGAGCACTCACCAGCATCAGCCTATGATCTCTCATTGGTCTCGGATATGAAGGTGATCGATGAGCACACCATCAAGTTCATCCTCAGCCAGCCCATGGCTCCTTTCCTGGACGAGATGGCCTCAGTGCGGATAATCCCCCAGCATATCTGGGAGAAAGTTGATGACCCCAACGCCTTCGACGCTCCAGAGGCGGTAATTGGCACCGGCCCGTATACACTTGAGGAGTACAACAAGGAGCACGGCACCTACAGATTTGCCGCTAAAGAGGACTTCTGGGGACCGACCCCCAGGGTAAAGAGCATCGAGTTTGTGCCCGTCAGCGATGCCACAGTGGCCTTCCAGCAGAGTGCAATCGACTTTGTGGGCCTCTCTGCTGACCTGGTGGATATGTTCAAGAGCGACCCTGAGGTCTACATCTTCCAGCAGCCGGCCGTCTGGGGATATGAGCTGACATTCAACATGGCCAAGAATCCAATTCTAAAGGATAAAGCAGTACGCCAGGCATTTGCCTATGCCATCGACCGGGAGGAGCTGGTGGAGAAGATCGGAAGGGGTGCGGGCAAGCCAGGAAGCATGGGAATTCTGCCCCAGGATCATATCTGGTACAATCCAGATCTGCCCGAGTATGAGCACAATGCCGAAAAGGCGATGAAAATCCTGGAAGAGGATGGCTGGAAGGACAGCGATGGCAATGGGGTGATGGATAAGGATGGACAGGAGCTCTCATTCGATATAATCCTCTCCAGCGACCAGGCGAGAATCGGCGAGCTGGTCAAAGAGAGGCTGAAGGAGGCTGGTATCAGTGTCAACATCCAGGCGATCGAGAGCAAATCCAGAGATGCAAAGCTTGGCAGTGGCGACTTCGAGATAGGGATCAACGGCCATGGTGGCTGGGGATTTGATGCCGACTACCTGAGAGCCAAATTCTGCGGCGAGTCATTTGGCATAGAGGGAGCAGGCCACGGAAGGCCGCTTACCGGGTACCAGAACGATAGGGTGGATGAGCTCTGCCTGGCCCAACTGGGCGAGATCGATGAGCAGAAACGCAAAGAGATCGTCTATGAGATTCAAGAGGTCCTGGCAGAGGATGTGCCGAGCATTCCCCTCTATTATACTGCCAGCTACAATGCCTATCGTCCCGCAGTCTATGATGGCTGGATGAACATGTTCGACCATCATGAGATGACTCACAGCAAGCTGTCATATCTTGACCGCAGCGAATTGGAGAATTGA
- a CDS encoding ABC transporter substrate-binding protein encodes MSSAALASYPKTFTDTQGREITLDEAPQRIITRAPDEARVVIALGYGDKLIAGEQATKSCLCPMTFGNVAEGCLNCYETIIDGRMPDLPEISTRYDIYFEEIAKLKPDLIFCGNLKDAEAFEDKIGCPVVVLGGSGWNFGEDGYYDSIRVAAEALDAEEEAEELISFALNKVEMIESVTKNVDPEKNPKVYFASRGAGTGFYDPKEGRDFTRTEPNYDPLVMAGGRNVASEIEGNTVNVPLEQIIAWNPDYIFISNSAAGNNTGLEFIKNSPDLASINAIKEGNVYNCFYPHCRGQPPDRNLLNMMYMAKIMYPEEFKDLDLEKEGNEIFKAFLGVDGVFTEYADYMVWPREYLDSLK; translated from the coding sequence ATGAGCTCAGCTGCCCTGGCATCGTACCCCAAGACCTTCACCGATACCCAGGGCCGGGAGATCACCCTGGATGAAGCCCCGCAGAGGATAATCACCAGAGCTCCGGACGAGGCGAGAGTCGTAATCGCCCTGGGATACGGGGACAAGCTGATCGCCGGGGAGCAGGCCACAAAATCCTGCCTCTGCCCCATGACATTCGGCAACGTCGCTGAAGGATGCCTGAACTGCTATGAGACGATCATCGATGGGCGAATGCCCGACCTTCCCGAGATCAGCACCAGATACGATATCTATTTCGAGGAGATCGCCAAGCTGAAGCCTGATCTGATCTTCTGTGGAAATCTGAAGGATGCTGAGGCCTTTGAGGACAAGATCGGCTGCCCAGTAGTGGTCCTGGGCGGATCGGGATGGAACTTCGGCGAGGATGGCTATTACGATAGCATCCGTGTGGCCGCCGAGGCCCTGGATGCCGAGGAGGAGGCAGAAGAGCTGATCTCTTTCGCCCTGAACAAGGTAGAGATGATCGAATCGGTGACAAAGAATGTCGATCCCGAGAAGAATCCAAAGGTCTACTTCGCCTCCAGAGGCGCTGGAACGGGATTCTATGATCCCAAAGAGGGAAGGGACTTCACCAGAACCGAACCCAATTACGATCCCCTGGTCATGGCCGGCGGCAGGAACGTCGCCTCTGAGATCGAGGGCAACACAGTGAATGTTCCCCTGGAGCAGATCATAGCCTGGAATCCCGATTACATATTCATATCCAACAGCGCAGCCGGGAACAATACAGGGCTTGAGTTCATCAAGAACAGCCCCGATCTGGCCTCCATCAACGCCATAAAGGAGGGCAACGTCTACAATTGCTTCTATCCCCACTGCCGCGGACAGCCTCCAGACAGAAACCTCCTCAATATGATGTACATGGCCAAGATCATGTACCCGGAGGAGTTCAAGGACCTGGACCTGGAGAAGGAGGGCAATGAGATATTCAAGGCCTTCTTGGGAGTGGACGGGGTATTCACTGAGTATGCCGACTATATGGTCTGGCCCAGAGAGTACCTGGACAGCCTGAAATAG
- a CDS encoding cation-translocating P-type ATPase yields MLDNNMNDPASRAATCKSRHWLHRYRSFLVDPGTIFTLASGILLILAVITDPGGLYHGEVHESGSILYLAAALVGSSYIWWSALQGIREKDFTADIPVSIATMAAIAIGEYAAAAVVAVLLLVGGLLEEFVAARANQSLESLSRLLPDSVTVRREGRDLIVCLEEIQTGDTLLVRSGERIAVDGEVISGLASVSQAAITGESLAVEKKTGDKVFAGTLLEVGAIEVLVTGTGSETTLGQIRTLIEEAQAHKPPIERLLNRYAKIYMPTALIAGGLLWWWSGDVMRAITMLIVFCPCVIVLATPTALVAAIGNAALRGSLVKKGATIEALSNVDTVIFDKTGTLTAGKPKLLSIVPLGESSQEELLEKAARGEKFSEHPLGRAMVDEAKSRGLDPLDPQSFEALPGLGVRARVEGEEIFLGGASSLEREGISVDQDVKERARSLEAAGCSVILMAAGCRTEGLFVFEDELRQEADDVVQKLEKLGLDVVIVTGDNQAATERVASRIGVRELFFEKMPQEKVQIVKELQSRGRKVAFVGEGVNDGPALAQADVGIAMGIAGTDVAMETADIGLLSDDLSKMPHLIKVSRKAIKTIKHNLVFSLGVLAVAVVLTVPGVLNPVSGALLHELSSIPVIMNSMRIIAYGPKA; encoded by the coding sequence ATGCTTGACAATAATATGAATGATCCGGCCTCCAGAGCCGCTACCTGCAAGAGCAGGCACTGGCTGCATCGCTACAGGAGTTTTCTTGTCGATCCCGGAACCATTTTCACCTTAGCCAGCGGCATTCTCCTGATCTTGGCTGTGATCACCGATCCGGGCGGCCTGTATCATGGTGAGGTGCATGAGAGTGGAAGCATCCTCTATCTGGCAGCGGCCCTGGTCGGCTCCTCTTATATCTGGTGGTCTGCTCTGCAGGGCATAAGAGAGAAGGACTTCACCGCCGATATACCGGTATCCATTGCCACTATGGCCGCGATTGCCATCGGCGAGTATGCAGCAGCAGCGGTGGTGGCCGTCCTCCTTCTCGTAGGAGGCCTTCTGGAGGAGTTCGTCGCCGCCCGGGCCAATCAATCTCTGGAATCGCTCTCCCGCCTCCTGCCCGATAGCGTCACAGTGCGCAGAGAGGGCCGGGATCTGATCGTCTGCCTGGAGGAGATTCAAACGGGGGATACTCTTCTTGTCCGCTCCGGGGAGAGGATTGCAGTGGACGGCGAGGTCATCTCCGGACTGGCCTCTGTCAGCCAGGCAGCTATAACTGGGGAGAGCCTGGCGGTGGAGAAGAAGACAGGGGATAAGGTCTTTGCCGGAACCCTTCTGGAGGTGGGGGCGATTGAGGTGCTCGTCACTGGAACAGGAAGCGAGACCACCCTGGGCCAGATCCGCACTCTGATCGAGGAGGCTCAGGCCCACAAGCCGCCCATAGAGAGGCTGCTGAACCGCTATGCTAAGATCTATATGCCCACAGCCCTCATCGCCGGGGGGCTCTTGTGGTGGTGGAGCGGGGATGTGATGAGAGCCATCACCATGCTCATCGTCTTCTGCCCCTGCGTCATTGTGCTGGCCACGCCGACGGCCCTTGTTGCCGCCATTGGAAATGCCGCCCTGAGAGGAAGCCTCGTCAAGAAGGGGGCGACGATCGAGGCTCTATCCAATGTGGATACAGTGATATTCGACAAGACCGGGACATTGACTGCCGGAAAGCCGAAGCTTCTCTCCATTGTGCCCCTGGGAGAGTCATCGCAAGAAGAGCTGCTGGAGAAGGCGGCCAGGGGAGAGAAGTTCAGCGAGCATCCCCTGGGCAGAGCAATGGTAGATGAGGCCAAGAGCAGAGGCCTGGATCCTCTCGATCCCCAGTCCTTCGAGGCTCTGCCCGGGTTGGGGGTAAGGGCCAGGGTGGAGGGCGAGGAGATCTTTTTAGGGGGGGCGAGCAGCCTGGAACGGGAGGGGATCAGCGTCGATCAGGATGTAAAAGAGAGGGCGCGATCTTTGGAGGCTGCAGGCTGCAGCGTTATACTGATGGCTGCAGGCTGCCGGACAGAGGGGCTCTTTGTATTCGAGGACGAGCTGAGGCAGGAGGCAGATGATGTCGTGCAGAAGCTGGAGAAGCTGGGCCTGGATGTGGTGATCGTCACCGGCGATAACCAGGCAGCCACAGAAAGGGTGGCCAGCAGAATCGGGGTCCGGGAGCTGTTCTTCGAGAAGATGCCACAGGAGAAGGTTCAGATAGTAAAGGAGCTGCAATCCAGGGGGCGCAAGGTGGCATTTGTTGGCGAGGGGGTGAACGATGGGCCGGCCCTGGCCCAGGCAGATGTGGGAATAGCCATGGGCATTGCTGGAACTGATGTGGCCATGGAGACGGCGGACATTGGCCTTCTCTCAGATGATCTCTCCAAGATGCCCCATCTGATCAAGGTCTCAAGAAAAGCGATCAAGACCATTAAGCACAACCTGGTATTCTCCCTTGGGGTGCTGGCGGTAGCAGTTGTATTGACAGTGCCGGGAGTTCTCAATCCGGTCTCCGGAGCCCTCCTGCATGAGCTGTCATCCATCCCGGTGATAATGAATTCCATGAGGATCATTGCATATGGGCCGAAGGCTTGA
- a CDS encoding ABC transporter permease yields MRSRERKGMAVQYATVLFIILVLNFFLPRMMPGDPFLILSADAENEVVSVLTEEQREYFRSYYGLDRPVHEQFISYLGSLARMDLGDSIYYKVPVSDAIWLRLPWTALIVVGASIISTLVGILLGLLSARNREKAGDKLLLLGLISFSEIPSFLLGLIILLAFAARLKIFPLAGAVTPFANYSGPLDAAWDIGYHAALPIITLSLTQLTGTFLLVRNTLVTVMTKDYIRTAKANGIGERLVWTRHALRNALLPVVTRVGFMIGMLMGGSVLVENVFSYPGVGSLLREAVVARDYPLIQGIMLIMAVSILSVNYLVDIIYEHLDPRVASYEAA; encoded by the coding sequence ATGAGGTCAAGAGAGCGAAAGGGCATGGCGGTTCAATACGCCACCGTCCTTTTCATCATCCTTGTGCTGAACTTTTTTCTTCCCAGGATGATGCCAGGGGATCCATTTCTGATCCTGTCTGCAGATGCAGAGAACGAGGTCGTATCCGTTCTGACTGAGGAGCAAAGGGAGTATTTCAGGAGCTACTATGGACTGGACCGGCCGGTCCACGAGCAGTTCATAAGCTATCTGGGCTCGCTGGCCAGAATGGATCTGGGAGATAGCATCTACTACAAGGTGCCGGTCAGTGATGCAATATGGTTGCGCCTGCCCTGGACGGCGCTGATCGTTGTGGGAGCGAGCATCATAAGCACTCTCGTCGGCATACTCCTCGGCCTTCTCTCTGCCAGGAATCGAGAGAAGGCGGGCGACAAGCTCCTGCTCCTCGGCCTGATCAGCTTTTCTGAGATCCCCTCATTTCTGCTTGGCCTGATCATCCTTTTGGCATTTGCCGCCCGGCTGAAGATCTTTCCCCTGGCAGGGGCGGTGACCCCATTCGCCAATTACTCCGGGCCGCTGGATGCCGCCTGGGATATCGGGTACCATGCCGCCCTTCCCATAATCACCCTCTCCCTCACCCAGCTGACTGGAACCTTCTTGCTGGTTAGAAATACTCTGGTCACTGTGATGACCAAGGATTACATCAGGACGGCCAAGGCCAATGGAATAGGAGAACGTCTGGTCTGGACCAGGCATGCCCTTCGCAATGCACTTCTGCCTGTGGTCACCCGGGTTGGGTTCATGATCGGCATGCTCATGGGCGGGTCGGTACTGGTGGAGAATGTCTTCTCCTATCCGGGTGTGGGAAGCCTTCTCAGGGAAGCTGTAGTTGCCAGGGACTACCCCCTCATCCAGGGGATCATGCTCATAATGGCAGTGAGCATCCTCTCAGTCAACTATCTGGTGGACATCATCTATGAGCATCTGGACCCAAGAGTGGCAAGCTATGAGGCGGCATGA
- a CDS encoding class I SAM-dependent methyltransferase — MVGANENTAYLAEHWRNLTQNRRRGPHSALFWDRRAEGYSRGVSKERKQNKSDQFFDLIASTGLSLDGAEVLDIGSGPGTLALPLAELGAKVTAIDISEQMLAHLKKRAAEEGLNIERSIHSGWSEIDIDSQGFRGRFDLVVASMTPGIDGPDSFEKMMAASKGVCYYSNFVARRWDPSYYELYRMLFNESYPEGGYGFSLPFMYLYSMGYRPAIKLSKSSWKNEETVENTVETVSGFFSSSKIIDEDMKLRIREYFEKRAENGLVQSTSDSIIGMMVWKKDQLSDI; from the coding sequence ATGGTGGGTGCAAACGAAAATACTGCCTATCTGGCTGAGCACTGGAGAAACCTGACACAAAACAGGAGAAGAGGGCCTCATTCCGCCCTCTTCTGGGACAGAAGAGCAGAAGGATACTCCCGGGGTGTCTCCAAGGAGAGAAAGCAGAATAAGTCGGATCAGTTCTTCGATCTGATAGCCAGCACCGGTCTATCCCTGGATGGAGCTGAGGTTCTCGATATAGGCTCTGGGCCGGGGACCCTCGCCCTGCCTCTCGCCGAATTGGGGGCCAAGGTGACAGCAATCGACATCTCAGAGCAGATGCTGGCCCACTTGAAGAAGAGAGCGGCAGAAGAGGGATTGAATATCGAGAGGAGCATTCACTCTGGTTGGAGTGAGATAGATATCGATTCCCAGGGATTCCGGGGTCGCTTCGACCTGGTGGTCGCCTCCATGACCCCCGGGATCGATGGTCCCGATTCCTTTGAAAAGATGATGGCCGCATCGAAGGGCGTATGCTACTACAGCAACTTCGTCGCCCGGAGGTGGGACCCTTCCTACTACGAGCTATACCGGATGCTCTTCAATGAGTCGTATCCAGAAGGAGGCTATGGCTTTTCCCTGCCTTTTATGTATCTGTACTCCATGGGCTACAGGCCTGCCATCAAGCTCTCCAAGAGCTCTTGGAAGAACGAGGAGACCGTCGAGAATACAGTGGAGACGGTATCTGGATTTTTCAGCAGCAGCAAAATTATCGATGAGGATATGAAGCTCCGGATCAGAGAGTACTTCGAAAAGAGAGCAGAAAACGGCCTCGTTCAATCCACATCTGACAGCATAATAGGCATGATGGTATGGAAGAAGGATCAATTATCTGATATCTGA
- a CDS encoding class I SAM-dependent methyltransferase, whose amino-acid sequence MPGIIDWDELWRATHAGGFHHHHGRDGQDLVSHWDSRARGFNKRVMKNTERAASQVATLGLLPHETVLDVGAGTGRLAIPMARLAKSVTALDQSIGMLQCLEENMAKEGIENIRCIHKSWEDLAEEEIEPHDVVLSSNSLGVLNLKESLAKMDSLARRAVYIFTFADRRRDDGLADFLSRGKNVRRRHSGPADYLVIYNLLADMGIYADIKILDWQSSEYYSSLDEAVADLREMYEIPAEREAELREFLSGKLTQSEKGLGMHRRHRQAMISWQKGEPVST is encoded by the coding sequence ATGCCGGGAATCATAGACTGGGATGAGCTGTGGAGGGCCACCCATGCAGGCGGATTTCACCACCATCATGGCCGGGACGGCCAGGATCTGGTATCCCACTGGGATAGCCGGGCCCGGGGGTTCAACAAGAGGGTGATGAAGAACACAGAGAGGGCGGCAAGCCAGGTGGCCACCCTCGGCCTCCTCCCCCATGAGACTGTTCTGGATGTGGGCGCCGGCACAGGAAGGCTGGCGATCCCCATGGCTCGATTGGCCAAAAGCGTGACCGCTCTGGATCAATCCATAGGAATGCTGCAGTGCCTGGAGGAGAACATGGCCAAAGAGGGCATAGAGAACATTCGCTGCATCCATAAGAGCTGGGAGGATCTGGCTGAGGAAGAGATCGAGCCACATGATGTGGTCTTATCCTCCAACTCCCTTGGGGTGTTAAATCTAAAGGAGTCCCTGGCCAAGATGGACTCCCTGGCCAGAAGAGCAGTCTATATCTTCACATTCGCCGATCGGAGAAGAGATGATGGGCTGGCCGATTTTCTGAGCCGGGGAAAGAATGTCCGGCGCCGCCATAGCGGTCCTGCCGACTATCTGGTGATATACAACCTTCTTGCTGATATGGGAATCTACGCCGACATCAAGATCTTGGACTGGCAATCCTCCGAGTACTACTCAAGCCTGGATGAGGCGGTTGCGGATCTGCGGGAGATGTACGAGATACCGGCAGAGAGAGAGGCCGAGCTGCGAGAGTTCCTATCCGGGAAGCTGACCCAGAGCGAAAAAGGACTGGGCATGCACCGCCGTCACCGCCAGGCTATGATCTCCTGGCAGAAAGGGGAGCCTGTCTCCACTTAA
- a CDS encoding iron ABC transporter permease encodes MTSFRALFFRGKPDAGHTRSRRSGKKSSHELAHERFKFIRILFVLGIVALLVLLTGIIITLGPLNISVSDSYYALLGRFWPQHFYVDELTSRVVWNIRFPRILGGIMAGFGLGICGCVMQAVLKNPLASPFTLGITAGAQFGISVAAVVGFSFLAGPYFIIGNAFLCALFCSLFIIGLAAIKGATSENLVLAGIAVNYFFTAVSQLLKYFSTDEQLRLMTNWGMGDLAAFSWTNSQILLAVFIICIPLLMTKCWDLNIMTAGDETAKSIGVNAENTRIFIMVVSSLLVATIVSFMGTIAFVGLVAPHMARMVIGGDHRFLIPASGVLGALVLMSADAVGMNLIAPTIIPTGIMTSIVGVPFFMYLMMKGKRKEFWT; translated from the coding sequence ATGACCAGCTTTCGGGCACTCTTCTTCCGGGGCAAGCCCGATGCTGGCCACACTCGGTCAAGAAGGTCAGGCAAGAAGAGCAGCCACGAGCTAGCCCATGAGAGATTCAAGTTCATCAGAATCTTATTCGTGCTGGGCATCGTTGCTCTCCTGGTCCTCCTCACAGGGATAATAATCACCCTCGGCCCCCTGAACATATCGGTGTCCGACTCCTATTATGCCCTTCTGGGGCGCTTTTGGCCGCAGCACTTCTATGTGGATGAGCTCACCAGCCGGGTGGTCTGGAACATCCGCTTTCCCAGAATCCTGGGGGGGATAATGGCCGGCTTCGGGCTGGGGATATGCGGCTGTGTGATGCAGGCGGTCTTAAAGAATCCTCTGGCCAGCCCCTTCACCCTGGGTATCACCGCCGGAGCGCAGTTCGGCATATCTGTAGCTGCAGTTGTGGGCTTCTCCTTTCTGGCCGGCCCCTACTTCATCATCGGCAATGCCTTTCTCTGCGCCCTCTTCTGCTCTCTTTTCATCATCGGCCTGGCCGCCATCAAGGGAGCGACCTCTGAGAACCTGGTCCTGGCAGGGATCGCTGTCAACTACTTCTTCACGGCTGTAAGCCAGCTTCTCAAGTATTTCTCCACCGACGAGCAGCTCCGCCTCATGACCAACTGGGGAATGGGGGATCTGGCAGCATTCTCCTGGACCAACTCCCAGATACTATTGGCAGTCTTCATCATCTGCATCCCTCTGCTTATGACCAAGTGCTGGGACCTGAACATCATGACGGCAGGAGACGAGACCGCCAAGAGCATTGGGGTCAATGCCGAGAATACACGCATATTCATAATGGTGGTCAGCAGCCTGCTGGTTGCCACCATCGTCTCCTTCATGGGGACCATCGCCTTTGTGGGGCTGGTTGCCCCTCACATGGCCCGGATGGTCATAGGGGGAGACCACCGTTTCCTCATTCCCGCCTCCGGAGTGCTGGGCGCACTGGTCCTTATGTCTGCCGATGCCGTGGGAATGAATCTGATCGCCCCTACCATCATACCCACCGGGATCATGACATCGATCGTGGGAGTGCCTTTCTTCATGTATCTGATGATGAAAGGAAAGAGAAAGGAGTTTTGGACATGA
- a CDS encoding ABC transporter ATP-binding protein translates to MMIKLQAKDIDFGYSSNKILENVNFEIAPSKLVTIVGPNGSGKSTLIKCIDRILAPQGGSILIDRKDVTKMDRMDMARYLSYVPQSSVRIFPTNVFDTILMGRRPHIGWLGSERDENKVWEVMRLLDIEKLAMSNFSELSGGQQQKVLIARALVQEAEVMLLDEPTSNLDIWHQLDVMNIIRDVVKKKGITAIMALHDLNLASYYSDRIIMMKRGKIIAAGDPQTVITEENIAKVYRVEAAIRSMSDRPVIMPLRQIRGARA, encoded by the coding sequence ATGATGATCAAGCTTCAGGCCAAAGATATAGATTTTGGCTATAGCAGCAATAAAATACTTGAAAATGTGAACTTCGAGATCGCCCCCTCAAAGCTGGTCACAATAGTGGGGCCCAATGGCTCTGGCAAGTCCACTCTGATCAAGTGCATAGATAGAATCCTTGCCCCCCAGGGCGGGAGCATTCTCATCGACCGGAAGGATGTGACCAAGATGGACAGAATGGATATGGCCAGGTATCTCTCCTATGTCCCCCAGAGCTCAGTGAGGATCTTTCCCACCAATGTCTTTGACACCATCCTGATGGGCAGAAGGCCTCATATCGGCTGGCTGGGAAGTGAGAGAGATGAGAATAAGGTCTGGGAGGTGATGAGGCTCCTTGATATTGAGAAGCTGGCCATGAGCAACTTCAGCGAGCTCTCAGGCGGCCAGCAGCAGAAGGTCCTGATCGCCCGAGCATTGGTTCAGGAGGCAGAGGTGATGCTCCTGGATGAGCCCACCAGCAATCTGGACATCTGGCATCAGCTGGATGTGATGAACATCATCCGGGATGTGGTCAAGAAAAAGGGGATCACTGCCATCATGGCCTTGCATGATCTGAATCTCGCCTCCTACTACTCCGACCGGATCATCATGATGAAGAGGGGCAAGATAATAGCTGCTGGCGATCCCCAAACGGTGATCACCGAGGAGAACATAGCAAAGGTCTACCGGGTGGAGGCGGCGATAAGGAGCATGTCCGACCGGCCGGTGATAATGCCCTTGCGGCAGATCCGGGGAGCAAGGGCCTGA